The following are from one region of the Bradyrhizobium septentrionale genome:
- a CDS encoding HlyD family secretion protein produces the protein MSSLPYAAEQKITTHPSPSRHAIRRAAFALAAALGVAGTADFGYYYITTGRYLETTDDAYVKADSTIIAPKVSGYIAEVLVSDNEPVKAGQTLARIDDRDFRAALKQAEADVAASDAAVKNLNVQIELQEPLIQQQAAEVDAIDASLKFAQQERARYDELMKTGAGTIQRAQQTDAALRAQTAQLQQGKAGLIAANKKIEVLATQRAQAVAQLGHARAVEQQAALSLSYTEITAPVGGTVGARTLRVGQYVQAGTQLMAVVPLDAVYVVANFKETQLTHVRNGQPVELRVDSFHSTRLKGHVDSLSPASGLEFALLPPDNATGNFTKIVQRVPVKIVLDDARLSGRLRPGMSAEPTVDTKSAAVAERLSDKRLATRGAGPTVD, from the coding sequence ATGTCGAGCCTTCCCTATGCCGCCGAGCAGAAAATCACCACGCATCCGTCTCCGTCGCGCCATGCCATCCGACGCGCAGCATTTGCACTCGCCGCAGCGCTCGGCGTCGCGGGCACTGCCGATTTCGGCTACTACTACATCACCACCGGCCGCTACCTGGAAACGACCGACGACGCCTATGTCAAGGCCGACTCCACGATCATCGCACCCAAGGTTTCGGGCTACATCGCCGAGGTGCTCGTCTCCGACAACGAGCCGGTCAAGGCCGGCCAGACGCTGGCGCGGATCGACGATCGCGACTTCAGGGCCGCGCTGAAGCAGGCCGAGGCGGATGTCGCCGCCTCCGACGCTGCCGTCAAGAACCTCAACGTGCAAATCGAATTGCAGGAGCCGCTGATTCAGCAACAGGCGGCCGAAGTCGATGCGATCGATGCCAGCCTGAAATTCGCGCAGCAGGAACGCGCCCGATACGACGAGCTGATGAAAACCGGTGCCGGCACGATCCAGCGCGCCCAGCAGACCGACGCCGCGTTGCGCGCACAAACTGCGCAGCTGCAGCAAGGCAAGGCCGGATTGATCGCGGCCAACAAGAAGATCGAGGTCCTCGCGACGCAGCGCGCGCAGGCCGTCGCGCAGCTCGGCCACGCCCGGGCGGTCGAACAGCAGGCTGCTCTGAGCCTCTCCTATACCGAGATCACGGCGCCGGTCGGCGGTACGGTGGGCGCGCGAACGCTCCGCGTCGGCCAGTATGTGCAGGCCGGGACCCAGCTGATGGCGGTGGTGCCGCTCGACGCGGTTTATGTGGTCGCGAATTTCAAGGAGACCCAGCTTACCCATGTGCGCAACGGCCAGCCGGTCGAGCTGCGGGTCGACAGCTTCCATTCGACCAGGCTGAAAGGTCATGTCGACAGCCTGTCGCCGGCGAGCGGCCTGGAATTCGCTCTGCTGCCGCCCGACAATGCCACCGGCAACTTCACCAAGATCGTGCAGCGCGTGCCGGTCAAGATCGTCCTCGACGATGCGAGGCTGAGCGGCCGCCTGCGGCCGGGCATGTCGGCTGAGCCGACCGTCGATACGAAATCGGCTGCTGTCGCCGAGCGACTCTCCGACAAGCGGCTCGCAACGCGTGGCGCCGGTCCCACGGTCGACTGA
- a CDS encoding IS1182 family transposase yields the protein MSKYFRPWNIDQTLLLPPNVQDFVPKGHVSRFMVDLVRESLDLREIMGSYVSGLGQPPFDPRMMVALLLHSYASGLYSSRRIAKACRERNDFVMIVALDAPDFRTISDFRKRHLKALGALFVQVLKLCETAGLVKLGHVALDGTKIKANASKHKAMSYERMKKREAELKAEVARMLAAAEAADASEDETFGNSDELPDWTVDKQKRLAKIQQAMAALEADAKLAAEEERRIEAEKEQQRQAEGRKKPGKPAALPSEEPNPKAQRNFTDPESRIMKSKDGFVQAYNAQAAVDAHAQIIVAQELTQHGSDQGQLVPLIEAIESNLGRKPRQASADSGYCSEANLEALDTRSIDGYVAPGRAKHPTVANGKVGGPLTQAMRKKIDDGGFETPYRLRKQVVEPVFGQIKQARGFRQFLLRGIEKVRAEWTMICTVHNLLKLFNLANAA from the coding sequence ATGAGCAAGTATTTTCGGCCTTGGAACATCGATCAGACGCTGCTTCTGCCGCCGAATGTGCAGGACTTCGTGCCGAAAGGCCATGTCTCGCGGTTTATGGTTGATCTGGTGCGGGAGAGCCTCGATCTCAGGGAGATCATGGGCAGCTATGTGAGCGGGCTTGGGCAGCCGCCGTTTGATCCGCGGATGATGGTGGCGCTGCTGCTGCATAGCTATGCGAGTGGGCTGTATTCGTCGCGTCGGATTGCCAAGGCCTGCCGGGAGCGGAACGATTTTGTGATGATCGTGGCGCTGGATGCGCCGGATTTTCGGACGATCAGCGACTTTCGCAAGCGACATTTGAAGGCGCTCGGCGCGCTATTCGTGCAGGTTCTGAAGTTGTGCGAGACGGCCGGGCTGGTCAAGCTCGGTCATGTCGCGCTGGATGGTACGAAGATCAAGGCGAACGCGTCGAAACACAAGGCGATGAGTTATGAGCGCATGAAGAAGCGCGAGGCGGAATTGAAGGCCGAGGTCGCTCGCATGCTGGCGGCCGCCGAGGCGGCGGATGCCTCGGAGGATGAGACTTTCGGCAACAGCGACGAACTGCCGGACTGGACCGTCGACAAGCAGAAACGGCTGGCGAAGATCCAGCAAGCGATGGCGGCGCTGGAAGCGGACGCCAAACTGGCGGCGGAGGAAGAGCGCCGCATCGAGGCCGAAAAGGAACAGCAGCGCCAGGCCGAAGGCCGCAAGAAGCCGGGCAAACCGGCGGCGCTGCCATCGGAGGAACCCAATCCCAAGGCGCAACGCAACTTCACCGATCCGGAAAGCCGCATCATGAAGTCGAAGGATGGCTTCGTTCAGGCCTATAATGCCCAGGCGGCCGTCGATGCACATGCCCAGATCATTGTCGCGCAAGAACTGACCCAGCACGGCAGCGATCAGGGCCAGTTGGTGCCCCTGATCGAGGCCATCGAGAGCAATCTTGGCCGCAAGCCGCGGCAGGCCTCAGCGGATTCCGGCTACTGCAGCGAAGCCAATCTCGAAGCGCTCGACACACGCAGCATCGATGGCTATGTCGCGCCCGGACGCGCCAAACACCCGACAGTAGCGAACGGAAAAGTCGGCGGCCCGCTGACACAGGCCATGCGAAAGAAGATCGACGATGGCGGCTTCGAAACACCCTACCGATTGCGAAAGCAAGTGGTGGAGCCGGTGTTCGGGCAGATCAAACAGGCAAGAGGCTTCCGCCAGTTCCTGTTGCGGGGCATCGAGAAAGTGCGCGCCGAGTGGACAATGATCTGCACCGTCCATAACCTCCTCAAGCTGTTCAACCTCGCAAACGCAGCCTGA
- a CDS encoding helix-turn-helix transcriptional regulator → MSKPIKHDAPEHSQAAPEARQTDVPGNEHRTADAEMARVLGTTPFHMALDSSGAGIAHWKHDPLHDVVEPMTHHVIMAYNGTVQHVERRSGQSVATGTFRPGVVIIIPEGSSSRWDIPKPVDVVQLYLPHAMLTRVANEADAAAPKDILERTGHPDAITSRLLLSASEIVESNDALDTLFRQQLTELLATRLLLAHASSPTTIQPVRGGLAPKALLRAIERLRSDSDADVSLAALASEAGLSRFHFCRAFRESTGLSPHAWLRQHRLEQAMNMLQNTDEPIVSVAAELGYASQTAFAAAFKKMTGEAPRDWRRRAR, encoded by the coding sequence ATGAGCAAACCGATCAAGCACGATGCGCCCGAGCATTCGCAGGCTGCGCCCGAGGCGCGTCAAACCGACGTGCCGGGCAACGAGCACCGTACCGCCGATGCCGAGATGGCGCGCGTGCTCGGGACCACGCCGTTTCACATGGCTCTGGACTCCTCGGGTGCCGGGATCGCGCACTGGAAACATGATCCATTGCACGACGTCGTCGAGCCGATGACCCATCACGTCATCATGGCCTACAACGGCACGGTCCAGCACGTGGAGCGGCGGTCGGGACAATCGGTTGCGACAGGAACGTTCCGGCCCGGCGTCGTGATCATCATTCCGGAAGGATCGAGCTCACGATGGGATATTCCAAAACCTGTTGACGTGGTTCAGCTCTATCTTCCGCACGCCATGCTCACACGCGTTGCGAACGAAGCCGACGCGGCCGCGCCGAAGGACATCCTGGAGCGCACAGGGCATCCCGATGCCATCACATCTCGATTGCTGCTCAGCGCATCGGAGATCGTGGAGAGCAATGACGCGCTGGATACGTTGTTCAGGCAGCAACTGACCGAGCTGCTGGCCACCCGCCTCCTGCTGGCGCACGCCAGTTCGCCAACCACGATCCAGCCGGTCAGGGGAGGACTGGCGCCGAAGGCGCTGCTTCGCGCGATCGAGCGCTTGCGCTCCGACAGCGATGCTGACGTGTCCCTGGCCGCGCTCGCGTCGGAGGCCGGCCTGTCGCGCTTCCACTTCTGTCGCGCCTTCAGGGAGAGCACCGGACTGTCACCCCATGCCTGGCTGCGCCAGCACCGGCTCGAGCAGGCGATGAACATGTTGCAAAACACCGATGAGCCAATCGTGTCGGTGGCGGCGGAGCTCGGCTACGCCTCGCAGACCGCCTTTGCCGCCGCGTTCAAGAAGATGACCGGCGAAGCACCGCGCGATTGGCGGCGACGCGCCCGTTAG
- a CDS encoding alpha/beta fold hydrolase: protein MPPAITPDITPDLQTIETNGIRLRVALAGAGPLVVLIHGFPEGWYSWRHQIPALAAAGYRVAAPDVRGYGGSDKPHAIEAYALKTIAADIDGLIAALGADRAVVVGHDWGAPIAYGTASFHRERVRAVAGLSAPALGRGPMPSVQLFRNIYKDRFFHQLYFQEPGVAEAELEGDVPTSLRKLYYWSSGEGQKAGAKIENPAARGLLDRLVDPDPLPAWLSAADLDYFASQFQNSGFRGPLNRYRNSERDFEDMAVFDGRQITQPTAFMAGSLEPILRMIPGVDMVDLMRQRCADLRLVRIMEDAGHWLQQERPAEVNAALLEFLRGLPAA, encoded by the coding sequence ATGCCGCCGGCCATCACACCGGACATCACGCCAGACTTGCAGACCATCGAGACCAACGGCATCCGCCTTCGCGTGGCATTGGCCGGCGCGGGCCCGCTTGTGGTCTTGATCCATGGCTTTCCGGAGGGCTGGTATTCGTGGCGGCACCAGATCCCGGCGCTCGCAGCCGCCGGCTATCGCGTTGCCGCGCCTGACGTCCGCGGCTATGGCGGCAGCGACAAGCCGCACGCCATCGAGGCCTACGCGCTCAAGACCATCGCAGCCGACATCGACGGCCTGATCGCAGCACTCGGCGCGGACCGCGCCGTCGTGGTTGGCCACGATTGGGGCGCGCCGATCGCCTACGGCACGGCCTCGTTTCATCGCGAGCGCGTGCGCGCCGTGGCGGGACTGAGCGCACCGGCCCTCGGCCGGGGACCGATGCCGAGCGTCCAGCTGTTTCGCAACATCTACAAGGACCGCTTCTTCCACCAGCTCTATTTTCAGGAGCCCGGTGTGGCCGAGGCCGAACTCGAGGGCGACGTCCCGACCAGCCTGCGCAAGCTCTACTATTGGAGCTCCGGCGAAGGGCAAAAGGCCGGCGCGAAGATCGAGAATCCGGCAGCGCGCGGCCTGCTCGATCGCCTCGTCGATCCCGATCCGCTTCCGGCTTGGCTGAGCGCGGCCGATCTCGACTATTTCGCCAGCCAGTTTCAGAACAGCGGCTTCCGCGGCCCGCTCAATCGCTACCGCAACTCCGAGCGCGATTTCGAGGACATGGCGGTTTTCGACGGCAGGCAGATCACGCAACCGACCGCCTTCATGGCCGGCAGCCTCGAACCGATCCTCCGCATGATCCCCGGCGTCGATATGGTCGACCTGATGCGGCAGCGCTGCGCCGACCTTCGCCTGGTCCGGATCATGGAGGACGCCGGCCATTGGCTGCAGCAGGAGCGGCCGGCCGAAGTCAACGCGGCGCTGCTCGAGTTTTTGCGCGGCCTTCCGGCGGCTTGA
- a CDS encoding HD domain-containing protein gives MAEIISGVRIPDSRIAREAAELVRQHETEMLFNHSVRVFVFGALKGIRQNLKFDPELLYVAALFHDLGLADAFHTETKRFEVDGADAAREFLRSHGIPEPKADLVWEAIALHTTPGIPQYMRPEIALTNAGVLVDAVGVGYDDYKAEQRDGVIAAFPRGDFKNEFIAVQTCSALKKPHTTFGTVNFDFVCEQDPTFHRPNACTRIRNTPWPS, from the coding sequence ATGGCCGAGATCATTTCCGGCGTTCGAATCCCGGATAGCAGGATCGCACGCGAAGCCGCCGAGCTGGTGCGGCAGCACGAGACCGAGATGTTGTTCAATCACTCGGTTCGCGTGTTCGTGTTCGGCGCGCTCAAGGGCATCAGGCAAAATCTGAAGTTCGACCCCGAACTGCTTTATGTCGCCGCGCTGTTCCATGATTTGGGTCTTGCCGACGCTTTCCACACCGAGACCAAGCGGTTCGAGGTCGACGGCGCCGATGCGGCGCGCGAATTTCTCCGCAGCCACGGCATTCCCGAGCCGAAGGCGGATCTGGTGTGGGAGGCGATTGCCTTGCACACCACGCCCGGCATCCCGCAATACATGCGGCCGGAAATCGCGCTCACCAATGCCGGTGTCCTGGTCGATGCCGTCGGCGTCGGATACGACGACTACAAGGCAGAGCAGCGCGACGGCGTTATCGCGGCGTTTCCCCGCGGTGATTTCAAGAACGAGTTCATCGCGGTTCAAACCTGCTCGGCGTTGAAGAAGCCGCACACCACGTTCGGCACGGTCAACTTCGATTTTGTCTGCGAGCAAGATCCGACGTTCCACAGGCCGAACGCCTGCACGCGGATTCGCAATACGCCGTGGCCGAGCTAG
- a CDS encoding AraC family transcriptional regulator has translation MRHQGRYSSGRNIFVRHEDRPAIVIDKPFHSLHFYLPRSALDGITEQSRAPRVGDLPCQFGVGHDDPIIRHVGGVLLPALRRPTETNRLFIDYSLLAFTVHVAQTYGGMRVTKSARGGLAPWQVKRACERLDSDLGGELSLQQIAAEFGLSVSHFSRAFRSSTGLPPHRWLLRQRVEVAQQLMTVRDLPLAEIAISAGFANQSHFTRVFTAVVGISPGVWRREKHGVSGGDA, from the coding sequence ATGCGTCACCAAGGCCGATATTCGAGCGGGCGCAACATATTTGTACGACATGAAGATCGACCCGCGATCGTCATCGACAAGCCGTTCCATTCCCTCCATTTCTATCTTCCGCGCTCGGCGCTCGACGGCATCACGGAGCAGTCCCGCGCACCGCGCGTTGGCGATCTTCCCTGTCAGTTCGGCGTCGGCCATGACGACCCGATCATCCGTCATGTCGGTGGGGTGCTCCTGCCAGCGCTGCGTCGGCCGACTGAGACCAATCGGCTCTTCATCGACTACTCGCTGCTCGCATTTACAGTTCATGTCGCGCAGACCTATGGCGGAATGCGCGTCACCAAGTCGGCCCGCGGCGGTCTCGCACCCTGGCAGGTGAAGCGCGCCTGTGAAAGGCTCGACTCCGATTTGGGCGGCGAGCTTTCGCTGCAACAGATCGCGGCTGAGTTCGGCCTCTCGGTCAGCCATTTTTCACGGGCCTTTCGCAGCTCCACCGGCTTGCCGCCGCACCGGTGGCTGCTCCGCCAGCGTGTCGAGGTGGCCCAACAACTGATGACGGTGCGCGACCTGCCCCTGGCCGAAATCGCGATATCGGCCGGCTTTGCCAACCAAAGCCACTTCACGCGGGTGTTCACGGCCGTGGTCGGGATCAGCCCGGGCGTGTGGCGTCGCGAAAAGCACGGCGTGTCCGGAGGGGATGCGTGA
- a CDS encoding catalase family peroxidase, whose translation MSESPRGAVTPASIVDALRAVAGDPPKARASFAKGQCVHGTYIPSHQAEEITKSLSFTRPSRVLARFSVGGGNPDVADTESLVPRGFSFRLGDIGHRTDIIAQNSPVHYARTLAQMLAFLEARIPGPDGKPDMEKVRAFSAANPETLHQMNYIAARPPASFAGTTYWGVHAFPATNAMDETRFIKFKIAPVGGDVTLTGPEAKARSADFLHDELEQRVATGNIRFSVLALLDRPGDPTMDPTVRWPDEDHREAVRLGTIVITGIEPNETCDGSIFDPANLADGIGHPHDEIFAARAAAYTISLKMRR comes from the coding sequence ATGTCCGAATCCCCGAGGGGCGCTGTTACGCCCGCCTCGATTGTTGACGCGCTGAGAGCTGTGGCCGGCGATCCGCCAAAGGCACGCGCGAGCTTTGCCAAGGGACAATGCGTCCACGGCACCTACATACCGTCCCACCAGGCGGAGGAAATCACGAAATCGCTGAGCTTCACGAGACCATCCCGCGTGCTGGCGCGCTTCTCCGTGGGCGGCGGCAATCCCGATGTGGCGGATACCGAAAGTCTCGTGCCGCGCGGCTTCAGCTTCAGGCTCGGCGACATCGGCCATCGCACGGATATCATCGCGCAAAACTCTCCCGTTCATTATGCACGGACGCTCGCGCAGATGCTGGCGTTCCTGGAGGCGCGCATCCCGGGCCCCGATGGAAAGCCGGATATGGAGAAGGTCAGAGCATTCTCCGCCGCCAATCCGGAAACGCTGCATCAAATGAACTACATCGCCGCCCGGCCGCCTGCGAGTTTTGCCGGTACGACCTATTGGGGTGTGCACGCCTTTCCCGCCACCAATGCGATGGACGAGACACGATTCATCAAATTCAAGATCGCGCCGGTCGGCGGTGACGTGACGCTGACGGGACCGGAAGCCAAGGCGAGGTCTGCCGACTTCCTGCACGACGAGCTCGAACAGCGGGTTGCTACGGGCAACATCCGCTTCAGCGTGCTCGCATTGCTCGACCGCCCCGGCGACCCCACCATGGACCCGACTGTCCGATGGCCCGATGAGGACCATCGCGAAGCCGTGCGACTGGGGACGATCGTGATCACCGGCATCGAGCCAAACGAAACCTGCGATGGCTCCATCTTCGATCCGGCAAATCTCGCCGATGGCATCGGTCACCCGCATGACGAGATCTTCGCAGCGCGCGCCGCCGCCTACACCATCTCACTGAAGATGCGTCGCTGA
- a CDS encoding MDR family MFS transporter, protein MTTMQATGDAVAASESQLPAAHPAVSAKTWLAVTGATLGAFMAVLNIQIVNASLADIQGGIGAGIDDGGWISTSYLIAEIVVIPLSGWLAQVFSVRIYLLTNAFLFLVFSAACALAHDLPQMIVLRAVQGFTGGVLIPMAFTLIITLLPKAKQPIGLAMFAISATFAPAIGPTIGGYLTENFGWQYIFYVNVVPGAVMIAMLYVSLEAAPMKLSLLREGDWAGIVTMAIGLAALQTVLEEGNKDDWFGSPFIVRLAIIAAVALALFLAIELTTKRPLLNLRILFRRNFGFGVLANFLLGVSLYGSVYVLPVYLSRIQGYNSEQIGMVLAWTGLPQLLLIPLVPRLMKRFDPRLVIGIGFVLFGGSNFMNIHITNDYAADQLFWPNVIRAFGQALVFAPLSAVATAGIEQENAGSASALFNMMRNLGGAIGIAALQTLLTKREQYHSNVLSQHVTMLEHATRARLDQLTQYFINHGVVDRVDAVHHAYVAIGKVIQKQAFILGFSDTFYLLGVSQIVALIAALMLTKPDRLDAGGAH, encoded by the coding sequence ATGACCACAATGCAAGCTACCGGCGATGCCGTTGCCGCCAGCGAAAGTCAGCTGCCGGCCGCACATCCCGCCGTCTCCGCAAAGACCTGGCTCGCGGTGACAGGCGCGACGCTGGGCGCCTTCATGGCGGTGCTCAATATCCAGATCGTCAATGCCTCGCTTGCCGACATTCAGGGCGGGATCGGTGCAGGCATCGACGACGGCGGCTGGATCTCGACGTCCTACCTGATCGCCGAGATCGTGGTGATTCCACTCTCCGGCTGGCTCGCCCAGGTGTTCTCGGTCCGCATCTATCTCTTGACCAATGCATTCCTGTTCCTGGTGTTTTCAGCGGCGTGCGCGCTGGCACATGACCTGCCGCAGATGATCGTGCTGCGCGCCGTGCAGGGCTTCACCGGCGGCGTGCTGATCCCGATGGCGTTCACGCTCATCATCACGCTGTTGCCGAAGGCGAAGCAGCCGATTGGCCTCGCGATGTTTGCGATCTCCGCGACCTTCGCGCCTGCGATCGGCCCGACCATCGGGGGCTATCTCACCGAGAATTTCGGCTGGCAGTACATCTTCTACGTCAACGTCGTCCCCGGCGCGGTCATGATCGCCATGCTGTACGTCTCGCTGGAGGCTGCGCCGATGAAGCTGTCGCTGCTGCGCGAGGGCGACTGGGCCGGCATCGTCACCATGGCGATCGGGCTCGCCGCGCTGCAGACAGTGCTGGAAGAGGGCAACAAGGACGACTGGTTCGGGTCGCCCTTCATCGTTCGGCTGGCCATCATTGCTGCGGTCGCGCTGGCGCTGTTCCTCGCGATCGAACTGACCACCAAGCGGCCGTTGCTCAACTTGCGTATCCTTTTCCGCCGCAATTTCGGGTTCGGCGTTCTCGCGAACTTCCTGCTCGGCGTCTCACTGTATGGCTCGGTCTATGTCCTGCCGGTCTACCTGTCGCGGATCCAGGGTTACAATTCGGAGCAGATCGGCATGGTGCTGGCCTGGACCGGCCTGCCGCAGCTCCTGCTGATCCCGCTGGTGCCTCGCTTGATGAAGCGCTTCGACCCGCGTCTCGTGATCGGCATCGGTTTCGTGTTGTTCGGGGGTTCGAACTTCATGAACATCCATATCACGAACGACTATGCGGCGGACCAGCTGTTTTGGCCGAATGTCATCCGCGCCTTTGGTCAGGCACTGGTGTTCGCGCCGCTTTCCGCGGTTGCGACCGCGGGAATCGAGCAGGAGAACGCCGGCTCGGCCTCCGCCCTATTCAACATGATGCGAAACCTTGGCGGCGCAATCGGCATCGCGGCGCTGCAGACGTTGCTGACGAAGCGCGAGCAATACCACTCCAACGTGCTTTCGCAGCACGTCACCATGCTCGAGCATGCAACCCGCGCCCGGCTCGATCAGCTCACGCAGTATTTCATCAACCATGGCGTGGTCGACCGGGTGGACGCCGTCCACCACGCCTATGTCGCGATCGGCAAGGTGATCCAGAAGCAGGCCTTCATTCTCGGCTTCAGCGATACTTTCTATCTGCTCGGCGTCTCGCAGATCGTCGCGCTGATCGCGGCGCTCATGCTCACGAAGCCCGATCGTCTCGACGCCGGCGGCGCCCACTGA
- a CDS encoding DNA methyltransferase, producing the protein MKWLEKRATGKKGEKIGYPTQKPMGLLARIIRASTNEGDVVLDAYCGCGTTVAVAQALKRKWIGIDITYQSISLILKRLEETFGEQELGKVKTDGIPKDMASAIALAKRDDDRLRKEFEKWAVLTYTRNRAVINEKKGADGGIDGRAFFKIGKTDNAKIILQVKSGGVERKDVATLHSDMLPEKAAMAVMITLEKPSKPMLDEARAVGKFRHEDMARDYDTISIVPVIDIVEKGKTLDIPMSLEVVKAAKRANEEKQLDWLLDG; encoded by the coding sequence GTGAAGTGGCTTGAGAAGCGAGCAACCGGTAAAAAGGGCGAAAAGATCGGATACCCAACTCAGAAGCCGATGGGTCTGTTGGCGAGAATCATTCGAGCGTCCACGAATGAAGGTGATGTTGTACTAGATGCCTACTGTGGTTGCGGAACAACTGTTGCCGTCGCTCAAGCGCTCAAGCGGAAATGGATCGGGATCGACATCACCTATCAATCCATCTCGCTGATCCTCAAGCGGCTGGAAGAGACGTTCGGCGAGCAAGAGCTAGGCAAGGTCAAGACGGATGGCATTCCGAAGGACATGGCCTCTGCGATTGCGCTTGCAAAGCGCGACGACGATCGCCTGCGCAAGGAATTTGAAAAGTGGGCTGTTCTCACATACACCCGAAATCGCGCAGTCATCAACGAGAAGAAGGGTGCCGATGGCGGCATTGATGGGAGAGCATTCTTCAAGATTGGAAAGACCGACAACGCCAAGATCATTCTCCAGGTGAAGTCCGGCGGCGTTGAGCGGAAAGATGTGGCCACGCTGCACAGCGATATGCTCCCTGAGAAGGCTGCGATGGCCGTCATGATCACGCTTGAAAAGCCGTCCAAGCCGATGCTTGACGAAGCTCGGGCCGTTGGCAAATTTAGACATGAAGACATGGCGCGTGACTACGATACGATCAGCATTGTTCCCGTGATCGATATCGTCGAAAAGGGAAAGACGCTCGACATTCCGATGAGCCTCGAAGTTGTTAAGGCAGCCAAGCGAGCCAATGAAGAGAAGCAGTTAGACTGGCTCTTGGACGGGTAG
- a CDS encoding helix-turn-helix domain-containing protein, with amino-acid sequence MTQASTFGQRVGRYLHLKDAPSAVITRSMRGIDLAAAETQNDNPVPGLSGSMADEAYIVSLKLHDYPDCELWKHGKCVTKADVRAGTTWLYDLRQDPRYVIDKPFHSIQFYLPRSALDRIAEEAGGPRVEDLACQFGTGNDDEVMRHIGAALLQGLRRPDEANQLFIDHMMLAFGAHIAQAYGGLQRVTNSARGGLAPWQVKRACERLDSDLGGELSLQQIAAEFGLSVGHFSRAFRASTGLPPHQWLLRQRVKAAKELMTVRELPLAEIAISAGFANQSHFTRVFSAAVGISPGLWRREKLGLSEGGTRRLV; translated from the coding sequence ATGACCCAGGCGAGCACCTTCGGGCAGAGGGTAGGGCGTTACCTGCATTTGAAGGATGCGCCGAGCGCGGTGATCACGCGCTCAATGCGCGGCATCGATCTCGCTGCCGCCGAAACGCAGAATGATAACCCCGTGCCGGGTCTTTCCGGGTCCATGGCAGACGAGGCCTATATCGTCAGCCTGAAACTCCATGACTATCCGGACTGCGAACTCTGGAAGCACGGCAAGTGTGTCACCAAGGCGGATGTCAGGGCTGGCACGACATGGCTGTACGATCTCAGGCAGGATCCGCGCTATGTCATCGACAAGCCATTCCATTCCATCCAGTTTTATCTGCCGCGTTCGGCGCTCGATCGTATCGCTGAAGAAGCCGGCGGGCCGCGCGTCGAGGACCTCGCCTGTCAATTCGGTACCGGCAATGACGATGAGGTGATGCGCCATATCGGCGCGGCGCTGCTACAGGGGCTGCGCCGGCCGGACGAGGCGAACCAGCTTTTCATCGATCACATGATGCTTGCGTTCGGCGCGCACATCGCACAGGCCTATGGCGGACTGCAGCGCGTCACCAATTCGGCCCGCGGCGGTCTCGCGCCCTGGCAGGTGAAGCGCGCCTGTGAAAGGCTCGACTCCGATCTGGGCGGAGAGCTTTCGCTGCAACAAATCGCGGCTGAATTCGGCCTCTCGGTCGGGCATTTTTCACGGGCCTTTCGAGCTTCCACCGGCCTGCCGCCGCATCAGTGGCTGCTTCGTCAGCGCGTCAAGGCCGCAAAGGAGTTGATGACGGTGCGCGAGTTGCCGCTGGCCGAGATCGCGATATCGGCCGGCTTTGCCAACCAAAGCCACTTTACGCGGGTGTTTTCGGCCGCGGTCGGGATCAGCCCGGGACTATGGCGCCGCGAAAAGCTCGGCCTGTCCGAAGGGGGCACGAGACGGCTCGTCTGA